The segment AGGCAAGGTGGTAGGATGGGTTGAGAAGCTATGAGAaatgagagggagaagagggaatTAGGATCGAAAAAGCTTACAGCCTAGACTTGGACCtagtattaaatcaaataaaGATTTTTGCTTGAACCTATTTTTTGGATGAGGTATCTCTTCTGACATATTTTTTTGGATTGGACATGATGGTTAGTCAGGCTTGACAAATTGCTTCCTCTGCTTTATGATATCTTGCCTCCTACTTTATGAATTTGTTTAGTTTGCGAGAAGTGGAGAGGAAAACTATGGTCAACCAAAAGTAGAAAAAATTCCtcttatttgattagaattttcaaAGAAGAGATTGCAAAAAGATGTTTTCAtagaaaatataatttcaatatttcatagaaaagaaaaattcatGTAGGACATGAGTTTTTCGAATCGCCATATAATGAGAATTGgagacttttttttttcaaaaaatatctttttaaagcaTCAAAAGATCTACCATTGAAACAAACATTTTCTCCATCGTAGCATCTCAAACTCTCCACCATGATCTATGGTTAAAAAAATCCTCaaccattttaattttttatttacaaaTAATGATAATATGTAGAataggatgagatttttttcttatatCAGGGATATAATTTGTATTTTATACgattttcttagaaaaatagaTGTTCAACTAAATATAAGCCATTTCTTAGGCATCATGTTTTTAGGAATCAGCTTTTCAGAAATACatttcaagaaatttttttttttcacaaaccAAACAAGTCCTATAAGATTTTTATTTATAACCAGACTTTTCTGATACCCAGCTGTTCACTTAAAGCTACAGTATCCTAACAGTTAAGTTTTTAATACATTTAAAGTTTTTATTCAAGAATTTGATATGGCAAAAAGAAATCAAAACATTTTCTTATTTAACTGCGAACTTTAAGCTCTATCATTTCAAAGGCAGCTTTCCTATGAAGTTTGTGTGCAGGCTGCCCAAGTAGAGATGACCCTCAAATTCCATCGCAGAGGTGACAAAGAACATTACTGTACCATCGGAATCATCAAGCACTCGTGTGATCTTGCCATTGGAAGCTACATTCACAACCATTGCCCCGCTCCTAATGCGTTGCATAATTCCAACTAGTTTTGGAAGTGTTGCAAGCACTCGTTTAGCCATGCTGGAGCGATGAATCAAATCAAGCCACTTCGATCTAAGCTGAAATGAACATACCAAAACATTAGATTTGGTGAATACAACCGCCTTATGGGACTATTGAAATCAATGCTCAAGTAGGTTAGAAGAAGTAAGGTTCTACAAACCTGTAGAAGAGCAATCCAGAAAGATCCATCTGGTGCAAGATTAATGTTGTCTGGTCCTCCTGGGAGGTTGTCAATGAAAACCTCTGTTTTTCCTTCCTGCTCTCCCTTCAACCAATGCTTCAAACACCGGAATCTAGCTCACAAAATAAAAGATAACCACAACAAAggtattagataattcatattaaTAAATGTCCAAGTATAGCTTGCTTTTGACAAATCTTAGacatttaaatcaaatctaatccaatcaatCAGTGCTTAAACATCATAGATCACCAGAGGCTGTGTTTTATTACGGATAAGATCGTTGAGACATGGGCCTCGTTTAGATGCCTGATTGCTCTATATATGAGATATCTCCTGTGCAGAAGAGATTTGCAAAGCATAGAAAGGAAATGGGAGGAATGGGTGAGTTTTTGCAGGTTTGTTTAGTGTTGCTTTTATTTTCTTGACAGTCTTTTTTAGGAAACACTTTCATGAAAGTTATCAAGTGAGAAGCAATTTGTTAGATGTATGGTGTTTTCTTGCGAATCACATGGATAAAAGTGTATTTGAGAAATAATTTGGGTTCATTGTTTGAATGCAAAGTTTTGGACATCAgaccttctccttcttccttgtgGTGAACCATTTGCCTGTTGATTCTAACCCAAGTGAGAGAAGCCCACAAGGCCGAACTATTTTATGAAAATTGAAGCAAatatatcaaaagaaaaaataaggttAATTAACTTACTTCCATGTCTCACAAACCACCACGAAGTCTTGGTCCTGTGAGAGGGTAACGCCATTGGGAAAGCCTAGGTTGGAGAGCACCACCGAAGTTTTGTTGGCGGCAGGGTCGTACCGGAGGAGCCGGCCATGAGGCCTAGCTTCGAGAAGATCGAGAATCCAATCTTGGAGTCCGAATTTGGTACTTGCATCGCTGAAATACACGCTCCCATCCGATGCTTCCACCACATCATCCGCAAATCTACAAATCACAAGGACACAAAACTTCAGTGGGAGAGTTGGCAGGACCTTTGATCCAAAAGGACAGATCCTTTATATTAGAGACATAAAATATAATCTTGAATCATGAACGATTGATGatggagagagagaatttttaattcaattttttattttataataaaaaaaattgatcaaaccttATTGTGCCTAACACAATATTATATGTATGTATTGTTTATCGACTGTCTATGCTACGATGGATGGTTAGTATGATGCACTATATTGTGTTAACCATTAAGATgtcgaatttctagatctaaatgAGTATGGAGTGCTTGAAAgttaatttaaaaagaaaaaaaatcttgatttcaTCAAATTGATGAGATTACAATTATCCGTTAAATGTTCTGCTGTTACTTCAACTAAATTGTAGCGTGTGCAGAGTGTTCGGGCGATCAAAATACCAGGGTTCCAATTTTTGTGACcagaaattttttattcaaacctGGCTGCAGCCTGGCTAATTACTTTATTCTTTTTTATGTGGCTCCCAAGAATTAGTGAAATGCATGAAGGATGAATGGATGGAATCCTTGGAAAAATCTAATTCTGATGAAtacatctttctttctttctttcttttttttgtgttgTGTGTATTGCAGCGTGGCGTGACTGCAGGAATGGAGCAGAGAATTGGAGCGGTGATGGGTGGAACAATGCACGGGCCGTTCTCCAACCGGTCAGGATTGTATCTTTGATGCGGAAGGAGTATTCCCCTTCCTTCGAGcaaatccaccattggatcatcCACTGGTCGATTTGAGATCTGTGCGGACGGATGAATGATGGAGTTCGGAGCGCTTTGAGATCTTGCGATCCGTGATCCAACGGTGGATACGCCCGTAGGGAGAAGGTGAATCCTTGCTCTCGCGCGAAAGATACAATCCTGGACCGTTCTTCCCCACCGTTTCGTTCCGCCGGTGGGACGTGCAAGACGAGCCGTGCTACCAAAGTTATCGGTTTTGTCGTATACAAGGACTATTAGTGGCCCGTTACAttcggaaaaagaaaaaaaaaaggaataataaTGGCCTCACCCAAGTGAGGACGACGGAGACCACGCATATACGACAAAAGGATCTGGAAACTGAAATAGGAAGTATCGTGTAGACATTAAAAACCATAAAGGATATATATACCATGAGGGCCACCCGCGAGTGACAAGGTTACAACAGAATAAATTAATccgaaataaataaatttttattttttttactttgaaAATAAATTACTTTattctataaaataaaataatttatttttgagttGAAGTGGGTGGAGTTTTAAAGAACGGAAAGCAAAAAGTTGTGTTACTTGTGTATCGATTTTTTTAGAAATGTTTAGCTTACCTTTTATGAAAAGTGGTTTATTAGAACATGAGGTCGAATAAATATTGAGCTAAAAAGCTGGAATAACTTGGTTACATAATTTTTACTCCCTCTTATTTTGCTTCCATATATTTATTTCTAGTTCTTGATACATGATCTTATTCAAGTAAGATAAGAAAAAGTCTTGAGTCTTATTTGTAATTCTTCAATTTACCTAAAACTTTCGTGCTTCTTTTTCGTTTTATTCTTGGGTGAGGCTTAAGTTTTCATACATGAaggacagtttttttttttttttcctacccAATAAAAAGGGAtagatttttcttttgaaaaaattggATTATAAATAAAAATGGAACGACTTCCGGATATTATTCCAGTTCAATCAGGCTCTGACCTTAACCACAAACGAAAAATTCAAGTAGGGTTTCTGGTGCAAAGTTGTGAATCTATTTTGAAAGCCAGTCACAGTACTCTAGCATTACAGATACTGGAACGTTTGGATTGAAACAATAGAGAAAAACCTGATAGGAGTGCCATCCACTTCCGAAGCAAGAGTGATCACTCCATCCTCCCCAACCTTTAGTAAACCCTGCAGTCAATCAGTTAAGGCGTTCGTCTTAAGCTCAAGTAGAGGAAAGCCAACTTCTTAAGCAAGTAAAATTTTCAACCAAAAATCTTATTTGGGCTGAGTTTTTCAGGGGCTTTTTTGTTTAGATCAATCAAGTCAGTTTTTTCATATTGTTTACAGATATCTAGCTAGTCAACATTGCAAGCTTGAAGCAAGTCGAAAGAATTTGGTTTGAAGACTTCCCTCTTAGTTTGTCTTAGCTTCAAAGCCCCAgtgttttaaattaattaatcagTTGCAGCAATATTATGAAGCATCAACCGGTAAGAATTTAACAGCCGTCCGATCCTCATGGGCGAGGAATTGAAGATGGATGGAACTGTGTGATTACCTTATCGGCGTCACAGACGAGGAGATCTCCGGTCATTGACACGGTCATCCCCAGCAGCGCCGAGCCTCCAAGCAGCTTCCAATCCTCCCACGAGCCGTTGGGCTGCATCCTCTTGATCCATCCGTCCCTCGTAGCGGTGTACAGTGTACCCTCGCCATCCACACACACAGCTTCTGGACCCTCCAATCTCCCTTCTCCCAGCTTATCCACTGTCTACACCTCAAAAGAAAACATAAAGTAATAGATCATATAAAACGCAAAAAatagcaagagagagagagagagagagagaatcaaataaatataacatattttttttgagaggGAGAGAACCTTTAGGAGGTTGTTGGGAGTGATGCGTGAGGAGGGGAGGggtagagggagaggggagatggGGGAGTTGAAGGCTACATGGAGGACGAGAGCTAGAAGAGAAGCTAGCACTGCGCCGGTTACAGAGACTCGCCGGGGGGGCATATTATCAGTTTATCACCCTGTGTGAAAACTTagaaaagaagagggagagagagagagagagaaatttgagTTCCTGGGAGCCTGCGCCTGAGTGATTTTGGTCACAGAGTCGGCTTGCTGCTGTCCTCATATAATTCGGGTAAAGGTGTTATCGGGTAGGGTCAGATCGGATACCATCCAACTTGAATCCGAATCTATTCGTCTATGAAATTGGGTTCAGAGGGATAACTATGAGTTGAAAAGGGATCAAGTCCAAAATCTTGATTTGCACGTAAGAAAGTAGCAGAAATGAAGGGGGGCGGAAGAGCTCGTAACAACAGATGGTGAAATTAATGGTTGGATTATTAGTTACAAGGCATTAAGTACATAGTAAGGAAAAAGGAGGTAAAAGATATTAATTATCTCCGATCCACCCTAAACTAGGCCCAACCAGTAATTTTTGCAACGGGGATGGTAGGATAGCGGTGTTGGAGAACCTCTTTGGCGGCAAGTGGCCCGAGGGGACGAAGGGCCACCATGCTAAATCCCCCAGCGGATAACACGCTACATCATCCACGTCATCCCTTGTGGATTGCGCCGCGCATATGCTCCGACATTTGGCCTGGCCCACTTGGACTTCGTTCATGCGATAATTTCTCCAGCGGTGGAAGAATGCGCGGGTTAGTTTGGAAAACCATGGCTCCGACGGGTTTTATCCTCAGGACCGTACTATCACGGTCTTAGCCACAGGAGTACCGCAAGAGATGCTGGCAAGGGTGTGGCACGATGCTGTGATGGGTTTAGCATGCTAAAATTTACAATGTTCCTTGATATTCTAATCTCGGGGATAGAGTTCCGGCGGATGTCTCGTTAGAGTATTTCGTAGATATGGGGTAAATTggtatcataaaaaatcaaaaaaatattacacACTCAcgcgtgcacacacacacatgtatatataaaaaaagagtaagattagaattaaatcaattaaatttagatttaaattcaatcacatcaaaattttataaaaaaaaatttatatcaataaTTTAAGTCATTGAGTGTGATCTATTAACTCAAAATTACTTACAcacaaaaaaattatgtaatttgAAAACTCTGAGTCTATATATTAAATAGTTAAAAATTAGacaatctaaataaattaaattaaatatattttttgatcacctAATATATAGGTCAAGAATttctaaatcatataatttttttatgtgccAGCGATTTTGAGGTAGTACATCACATCCAACAACTTACATCATCGCCCATTATAcagttttgatctgatcagatccGAGCCCAAATCCGACCGACCTTATTCAAATCTGCCTATAtatagggatggcaaaatcgatCCGATCCGATGGGTATGTATTTTATCCAAACCCGATCAAACCCAAAAAATAtactacaacaaaacaggttattagcgacgaaaaattttcatcgctaatagttattagcgacgaaattttcatcgctaatatttcatcgcaaataatcacatcgttgataatattttacgacaaaaaaaatatttcatcgttaataatatttatttacgatgaataattttcatcgttaaaatatttttgatgaaaattttaatcataaaaaaatatttgcgatgaatTATAACGtcgttaataaataaaaaattaatagcaataaaatattttcatcgctattaatttaactaaaatttttttgaaataaaatttttaaaaatttttagcgatgaaaaatttacgtcgcaaaaatatttttgcaacgcaaatttttcgtcgctattaatttaataataaattttttaaaaaatcaaatttaaataatattagtgatttaAAATTTACGTTGTAAAtacaataatttttgataaaaatttttatcgctaataattatttgtgacaaataaattttcatcactattaattttatataaaattttaataattttatatttattaaaaaattaaatagtcgtactaaaatatttttgacgaccaatatttcatcgagaataatttcgtcgctaataatttaaacatattttttaaaaaataatttatgaatatatatatatttaatttatatttataatattttttataaaataaaaaataaaaataaaaaatttatacaataaactcataaataaattttattattttattatattaaattaaaattataagagatttgaaataaaaataaaaacttacaTAAAGAagtcgtcaagtgtcggcatctggagaacgagctggggaaGGAGAGCGTTCGAAAAAGCTCGGACCGACCTGCTGCtatctcatcagctgtatcgtctgttCCATCTGCTTCATTATCTGGATCTGAAGCTGTTGATACTCGTCAATACGTGCAACCAACTCCTGAGCTCACTGCTCAGCTCGCTGTCGATCCTCggtagcctgcctctgcacctccattaGTCGAGCCTCGCAGacagaatggatgtcagccctagacgagcgtgaggatgagcgagtagtgatcccatatcctagacttctaacataacaggatctcgtaccaagcacctgatcacagatcttatCATCTGTAGGTGCAGTTGAaccctcaggggtaggctgggatctcatgtctttCATACGGTCCtgtaaattaaagttatagctattttaatttcataataaaaatcaaactgtgaatgaaaaaataattaaaaaaatttataaagagctcctggctccttgTCATTCACTtctctgaccgtcgctggtgggtccgctgatagatatcgatcctaccaggaagctcgtcactctcagcatctctctgtaatttaaaaataattaattaatttttttaaataactagagaattatatgcgaatttaaaattacctaccatgtgcttcATGTGATGAGCGGTACAGTCTGTCTCGTCTGATTTGCGATGTTTTAGACACATCTTCTCTCTACAGTTACcattcaaattagtagataacaaatttaatttaagaataaatgattcaatcattaaactctaaaaaaagaagaagtttggatgtataacctgatatgccggatcctcgtaatgccggcatatgacagtcTAATCATCCATAATGATGCTGTCATTAGGCTGCTGCCGCGCTGCCTCATCCCTATGATTCTGCACCACATGGTATGAATACTGATGCATGTGATGACGATAATCTTTGAAATGCAacgataaatgagtgtccatggCTCACCGCACGTGATCCTCCTTAAAATcaatgatgtcaaatacaccctgccaataacaaatattagaagaatactatgcaaattagatattcataatataatttattttacctgtaagtgggtgtagaaaattttTTCTGAGTTAGTAGAATGTGACGTCAATCGAAAAGcgtcacgggggcatagctgtagcatatgatgcccaactcAGTCTGTCGtagctcgcaccatctcctaatgggcctggtgtagtcagatggtatctcgatacggagaCGCTGTCCCAGGTGCTtgcgtctccaatgctctagagcgagattcttcgatggacctcgtcctcacctcactatcgatgaagactgatctgaaacaacaataaataaatcatcgtCTGTCTCACTCAGATCTGTCTCAttgggacccacctcactgggatcTGCTAGTACAGGACCCTCTGGCAATGGAGCCGGTGCGGCAATGGAGATCGGTAAAGCTGCCTCAACCTTCGAGGTAGACTGTGAAcacgaacgtcgtcgtctgtctcctgataccttatctataatttttgacatataaatgaatataatattgaataataataatgaaaaataaattacattctaataaatataattatatcgcatatcattattgcaagagaagattgaacgaagaataacgaagaatatagatctacttatCAATATTCGTTTCTTCCtcaatgtgtagatcctcctccgaatcacaataatcgatatatgtatcgtcttctatctcattgtcatttatgaactgatcgtcatcctctgactcatcaagattaaatacaaaattagcttcaacttcattggatgacagatcagccctattcaaaggtgccgttacaagttcttcatcaacaaaaagctcagctaatgtttgttcttcttgctgaaaagctttctct is part of the Elaeis guineensis isolate ETL-2024a chromosome 15, EG11, whole genome shotgun sequence genome and harbors:
- the LOC105058615 gene encoding uncharacterized protein, which encodes MPPRRVSVTGAVLASLLALVLHVAFNSPISPLPLPLPSSRITPNNLLKTVDKLGEGRLEGPEAVCVDGEGTLYTATRDGWIKRMQPNGSWEDWKLLGGSALLGMTVSMTGDLLVCDADKGLLKVGEDGVITLASEVDGTPIRFADDVVEASDGSVYFSDASTKFGLQDWILDLLEARPHGRLLRYDPAANKTSVVLSNLGFPNGVTLSQDQDFVVVCETWKFRCLKHWLKGEQEGKTEVFIDNLPGGPDNINLAPDGSFWIALLQLRSKWLDLIHRSSMAKRVLATLPKLVGIMQRIRSGAMVVNVASNGKITRVLDDSDGTVMFFVTSAMEFEGHLYLGSLHTNFIGKLPLK